From the genome of Sphingopyxis sp. DBS4:
CCATTCGGAGGTACCAATCCGACCGCCAATCAGTTCCTTCATCTTTTCGGATGGAAGTGATGCCATTTCTCATTCCTTTAATTGCTGTTCCCATATAGTCATGCTGACCCTACGCCGCCGTGCGTATGATGCGGTCGGCGGCGGAGGTCATGATTTTGCTGGCTTGCGACACGATTGTATCGACGAGGCTGTTACAGTCGGGGATATCCTGAATTAGTCCCTGGCTCTGCCCAACCGCCCAAGCGCCGCCATCGACATTCCCCCCGGCAATGACCTCCGCGCGGGCGCGGGCGCCGGAGACAAGGTCTCGAACGGCATCGATGCCCAGGTCACGGTTCCGCTGAATCTCGACGACCTTCTGCGAGACCGCATTGCGCGCGACACGTGACGTGTTGTGCAAGGTCCGGTTGATCAACATCGTATCCCTCTCAGTGCTGGACACGATATGCCGCTTGATGTTCTCGTGGATTCCCGATTCTTTCGTCGCCATGAAGCGGGTCCCCATATTCACCCCTTCAGCCCCCAACGCGAGGGCAGCCGCCAGGCCGCGGCCATCCGCCATTCCCCCCGACGCGATCACCGGCACGCGCACAGCGTCGACCGTCGCCGGAAGGAGGACGATCAGGCCAACGTCATCCTCGCCGGGGTGTCCGGCACATTCGAAACCGTCAATCGAGACAACGTCCACTCCCAGCTTTTCCGCTGTGACCGCGTGACGAACGCTCGTGCATTTGTGGATGACCTTGACGCCATTGGCCTTGAGGAAGGGGAGGTAATCTGCCGGACTACGGCCTGCGGTCTCGACAATCCTCACATCGCAATCCACGATAGCGCGGCAATATTCGTCGTAAGGGATTGGATCGAACGACGGCAACAGCGTCAGGTTTACGCCGAACGGCCGGTCAGTAATCGCCCGGCATCGTCCGATTTCGTCGGCGAGATCATCGGCCGTTCGCGAATGATGCGCGGTAATGAAGCCAAGCCCGCCTGCGTTCGCCACGGCCGCCACCAGCGGGGCGTATCCCACGCCCGTCATGCCGCCCATGACAATCGGGGCTTCGATTCCGAACATATCGGTAATGGCGGTCCTAATCATTTCGATACTCCTCCCGTTTTTTTTGCGCCACGCCCCCTCTCCGCCCGCATGACGAGGTTGCGGGTGAAGTCGACGTCTCTGAACCACCTAGCTTTGAACGACCGTCTTTTGAGCGAAAGCCCAAGCGCTTTCGGCAATCAGCGGAACACGTGATCCCGTGACGTCGGCCGTTGCGCCGGATGCGTTCCCATCGAGGAACCGCCGCCTGATGCCCTGGGTAATTCCGAGTTGGCGAAAACGGCAGAAGGCGAAGTACCAGTTGAGGTCGGCCATATCGCGCTGCGCGCCGACCATTTGTCCGTATCGGGCCACCATCTGTTCGAGGGTCGGAATGCCCGTTCCGGGACCACTGATGCCAGCTAGGCCCGCATGACCGTCAACTGGTGTGACCCAGTTGATCAGGAAATAGCTCAGATCGGCCAGCGGGTCGCCGATCGTTGACAACTCCCAATCGAGAACGGCCTCAATACGTCTGCCGTCATGCGAAAACATAAGATTGTCGATGCGATAGTCGCCATGCACGATCGTGGTTCGTTGCTGCCTCGGCATCGTGCGTGGCAGCCAGTCGATCAGCTTTTCCACATCCGGCAAATCCTCAGTCTGTGAAAGGCGATACTGCCTTGTCCAGAGCTGAACCTGTCGCTCCAGATAATTCCCGGCCTTGCCGAAACCAGCCAGCCCCGAACGCTCGTAGTCGATGTCATGAAGTTCGGCGAGGCGATCGACGATCTCGAAATAAATCGCCGTGCGCTGTTCGATGTCGCAGCCGGGCAACGCCCCATCCCAGAAGGTCGCTCCGTCGACCATCTCCATCACATAGAAGACCGAGCCCACAACCGACTCATCTTCGCAAAGCGCAAAGGGTTTGGCGACGGGATAGCCCGTGGGATGCAACGCGGCCAAAAGCGTATATTCCCGTTCGATGGCATGCGCCGACGGCAGCAATTTCCCAAAAGGCTTTCGGCGAAGGACGTAGCATCCACTCCGGGCAGCGATCCTGTATGTCGGATTGGACTGCCCAATCGCAAATTTCGTATAGGTCAGGGGTCCCACAAAACCGGGGATATTGTCAGCGAGCCAGGCCTCAAGTCTCGTGATCTCCAGGTCCTGAATATCCTGGACAGCCGCCGTCCCTTCATTCCCCGACATCAGGGTGTGACGACGAGTTTGCCGACGGCGCTGCGGTCGCCGAGCTTGGCGATGGCCTGACCGCCGTTGGCGAGAGCATAGGTGCCGGTGACGCGCGGCTTGATCTTGCCCTGTTCCCAAAGCTGGAACAGCCGCGCGATGTTGGCGCGGTTGCGCTCGGGCTCGCGCATCACGAACGCCCCCCAGAACACGCCCGCAACGTCACAGCTCTTGAGCAGCGTCAGGTTGAGCGGCAGCCGCGGAATGCCCGCGGGGAAGCCGACCACCAGATAGCGCCCCTCCCACGCGATCGAACGCAGCGCCGGCTCGGCATAGTCGCCGCCCACCGCATCGTAGATGACGTTGGCGCCGTTCGGGCCAACCGCTTCCTTGAACCGGTTCGCAAGCGCCTTCGACTGGTCCTTGTCGAACGGCTGGCGGCCATAGACGACGACTTCGTCGGCGCCGGCCTCGCGCGCGATCGCGGCCTTTTCCTCGCTCGACACCCCGGCCACGACGCGCGCGCCGAACGCCTTGCCGAGCTCGACCGCGGCGATCCCGACCCCGCCCGACGCGCCGAGCACGAGCAACGTGTCGCCCTCGGCGATATGCCCGCGATCGACGAGCGCGTGGATGCTGGTGCCATAGGTCATGAGCAGCGAGGCACCCTCGGCGAAATCATGCCCCTCGGGCAGGTGATAGACATTGTGGACACCGACCGCGACCGCCTCGGCCATGCCGCCGTTGCCGCAGCCCGCGATCACCCGGTCGCCGGCCTTGAACCCGGTCACGCCCTCGCCGACCTCGGCGACCAGTCCCGCGACCTCGCCGCCCGGCGCGAACGGGCGCTCGGGGCGGAACTGATATTTATCCTCGATGATCAGCACGTCGGGGAAGTTCACCGCGCAGGCTTTCACATCGATCACGATCTGGCCCTTGCCCGCGGTGGGGCGCGGCAGCTCGCCTAGGGTCAGCGTTTCCGGGCCGCCGGTCGCGGTCGACAAGAGAGCCTTCATCTTCCTTCTCCTTTTTATGCTGTGCTCGTGCCGCCGTGGGCCCGACAAGATGCGTTTCCGCTTCAATCCTGATGTCGCGCCAATTCGGCCCGGCCGATGACCATGTAATGCACCTCGTCGGGGCCGTCGGCGAAGCGCAGATGGCGCACGTCGGTGTAGAGCCCTGCAAGCGGGGTCCATTGCGAGATGCCGGTCGCACCATGGATCTGGATCGCCTGATCGATGATCTGGCAGACGCGCTCGGGAATCATCGCCTTCGCCATGCTCACCCAGACGCGCGCCTCACGGTTGCCGAGCAGATCCATTGCCTTCGCGGCCTTGAGCACGATCAGGCGAAGCGCCTCGATGTCGCAGCGCGCCCGTGCGATGACTTCCAGATTCTTGCCGAGTTGGGACAGCGGATGTCCGAACGCGCTGCGCGAATTACCCCGCTTCACCATCAGGTCGAGCGCAACCTCGGCCTTGCCGATCGTGCGCATACAGTGGTGGATGCGGCCCGGGCCGAGGCGCATCTGCGAAATATCCATCCCGCGTCCTTCACCGAGCAGGATGTTGTCCTTCGGAACCCGGACATTGTCGAAGCGCATGTGCATATGGCCGAACGGCGCATGATCTTCTCCAAAGACATGCATCGGGCCAAGGATTTGCACACCCGGCGTATCCATCGGGACGAGAATCTGCGAATGACGCCGCTTCCCGCTTGCCTCCGGATTGGTGCGCACCATCACGATCAACAGCTTGCAGCGCGGATCGCCTGCACTGCTGATGAAATATTTCTCGCCGTTGATGACCCAGTCGTCACCATCGAGCACGGCGCTGGTTTCGATATTTCCGGCATCCGACGAAGCGACGTGGGGTTCGGTCATCGCATAGGCCGAGCGAATTTCCCCGTTCAGGAGCGGCTTCAGCCAGCGTTCCTTCTGTTCGGGCGTGCCGACCATTTCGAGAACCTCCATATTGCCGGTGTCGGGTGCGGAGCAATTGAGCGATTCCGATGCGAGCAACGACTTGCCGAGTTCGGCGGCAATATAGGCGTAGTCCAGATTGCTGAGCGGCGTGCCCGTGTCGCCGTGCGGCAGAAAGAAATTCCACAGGCCCGCCGCCTTTGCTTTCGCCTTCGCCCCGTCGAGTAGTTCGAGTTGCCCCGGTGCCCAGCTCCAGCGATCGGCACGCCCTTCGCCCAGCCGGAAAAATTCTTCGGTGATCGGGTCAACATTTTCGGCGATATGGCGTTTCACCGCTTCGAAGAGCGGCTGCGCCTCCTTCGACATCCGCAAGTCGTTGAGTTCGGCTTCAAGCTCGATTTCAGTCATGATTTACTCCATGAAATGCGTACCGGCGCTCCTGCGAGGACGGTAATGGACGGTATGATCCCGTTCGCTATCGCGATGGCGACTGTGCGGGAATCGCGCTGAAGGGGAGGTTCTTGTCGGCGCGCATGTCCGGCGGCATTCCCAGCACATGTTCGGCAAGAATATTGCGCAGGATCTGATCGGACCCTCCCTCGATCCGAGTGGCGGGCGCACGGAGCAACATGCCCTGAAACCGGCCACCGAACGCGCATTCGTCTGTTCCGGTCAATATCCCCGCTTCGCCCTGAAGCTCGATCGCGAACCCTGCAATGTCCTGCATCATCTTGCCCGCGACCAACTTGATGATCGAGTTTTCGGGGCCAGGCAGCTCCCCCTTCGCAAAGCGCGCGAGAGAGCCGAGCATGAAATTCTCCAGCCCCGCCGCCTGACATTCGAACCTCGCCAGCCGGGATATGACATGTCTATCCGCGACCGCCGATCCAGTTTCGAGTTCCAGTGCTCCACAGTAGTCGAGAAGATCGTCGAAGCCCGTCGGCATTTCGAGTCCGATCGCCAACCGCTCGTGCGAGAGCGTCGTCAGCGCGACGTTCCATCCATCGCCGATGCCGCCGAGCCGCTGTGTGTCGGGAATGCGCAGATCGTGAAAGAAGACCTCGGCAAAACCGCTGTGATCGTTCATCTGGCGGATTGGCCGCACCTCCACACCCGGCGCGCGCATGTCTATGAAAAAGGCAGTCAATCCCTTATGCTTGGCGACATCGAAATCAGACCGGGCAATCAGCAAGCCCCAGTCGGCATATTGACCACCGCTCGTCCATATCTTCTGGCCGTTTATCATCCACCCGTCACCATCGCGGTCGGCGCGGGTGCGGAGTCCCGCAAGGTCGGAACCTGCCGCCGGTTCGGAAAACAGCTGGCACCACACATCCTGACCCGACGATATTCTGGGCAGGAGTTCAGCCTTCTGCTCGTCGCTCGCGAAGTCCATGAGCGTCGGGGCGCACATGCCCTGTCCGTTGTGGAAGAGGTTCGACAGACGAGCGAAACAGCCTTCCTCCTGATGCCAGATGATCCGCTCCATCGGCGTCGCGCCGCGTCCGCCATAAGTGGTAGGCCAGCCGAGACAGGCCCAACCGGCATCGTGTTTCCGCTGCTGCCACGCCTTCTGCGCCGCCAACGCATCGGGTCCGAGGTCGAGCGCGCCGACCGGCGAGCGTTCAATCGCCTCGCGCAAATGCCAGGGCGCATTGGCTGCAACCCATGCACGTGCAGAGGCACGAAATTCGCTCTCGGCGGCATTTCCTTCATTGACGCTGACCGCCTCGCTGCCGCCAGCCCCCGACCGGCGGCCTTCGATCAGAATTCTTTCCCAGCGCCGCGCACCGCCCAGCGACTGCCCCAGCGCCTCTGCCCGGCGATAGAAAAGATGCGGATCGCTATCCCACATGAACCCCGTCCCGCCGTGGACCTGTATCGTGTCGGCGGCGACGTGGCCGAAAGCTGCCGAGGCGCTCAGATGGGCTCTGGCCGCGGCCCATTCTGCCTCACCCGCCATATCTGCAAGTGCCCAGATCGCGCGCAACGCGTTAGCCCGCGCTATCGCAAGCGACACATGCATGTCGGCGAGCAATATCTTGACTGCCTGGAACGACCCGATCGGTCGCCCGAACGCGAAGCGTTGCCGGGCGTAATCGCAGGCTGAGACGAGCGCCTGTTCGCCGCCGCCGATCTGCTCGAAGGAGACGAACACGGCGGCGCGCGCCATGGCTTCACTTATGATCGCGGAGCCATTCCCTGCAGCGCCGATAGGCGATGTCGCAGCGCCATCGAACTCGATCCGCGCGTGACCGCGCGTCGGATCGATCGTCGATAACGCTCGCCGGACGACGCCATCCTGATGCAAATCAACGAGGAAAAGCGATTCATCGCGCTCACCTTCCCGCGCCACGACAATAGCATGGTCGGCGATCATGCCATCGGGAACGAGATGTTTTCTGCCGTATAGTTTCCCGGCGCGGACCTCGCTGGCCGTCGGCACCTTCCGGCCCTTGGGGTCCATCTCGATGGCCGCCAGCGTACCGATCGCCTGCCCACGCGCGATGTCCGGCAGCAACAGCGCCTTCTGCTCGTCATTCCCCACAGCTTTCACTATCTCGGCGAAGAGGTAGATGGTCGATAGCGACGGGATCGGAGCAAGCACGCGTCCGAGTTCTTCGGCAATGACGCAAATTTCGACGGGACCGAGTCCAGATCCGCCATATTGCTCTGGAATTGCCGCGCCTATGCATCCCATTTGCGCGAGCCCGGACCATAGCGCAGCACCGAAAGCCTGCCGGCCTTCCAGTGTTTCACGCACCAGCGAAGACGGGCAGGCATCAGCGAGAAAGCGCCGCAGGCTTTCGCGCAATAGATCCTGTTCTTCGGAAAACTCAAAGCCGAAGAAACCGCTCATGTTTCGCGCCGCGTAAAACGCGCGAGCCGTTCATAGGCGTCGGGGCCACCGCCTTCGGTGCGAAAACTCTCGTGCGCGATTCCGGCTCCGATCGGCAGGCCGTCGGTTTCGAGCAGCAACCGCTTGTTCGCACGATGGCTGAACCACGAGTGGTCGAGAATTTCGGCGACGATCTCTCCCAGCCGATCGTCAAAGCAGTCGTCGGCGACATGCTCGTTGGCGAGGCCGATCGCGGCCGCCTCTTCGCCCGAATAGGTGCGGCAGGTGAACATCATTTCCTTTGCCTTGGTCAGGCCGACCCGGCGCGGCAGTCGCTGCGTCAGACCCCACACAGGGGTCAGCGCCCATTTAGCATGGGTATCGGCGAAGCGAGCGTTGGCCGACGCG
Proteins encoded in this window:
- a CDS encoding nitronate monooxygenase family protein, coding for MIRTAITDMFGIEAPIVMGGMTGVGYAPLVAAVANAGGLGFITAHHSRTADDLADEIGRCRAITDRPFGVNLTLLPSFDPIPYDEYCRAIVDCDVRIVETAGRSPADYLPFLKANGVKVIHKCTSVRHAVTAEKLGVDVVSIDGFECAGHPGEDDVGLIVLLPATVDAVRVPVIASGGMADGRGLAAALALGAEGVNMGTRFMATKESGIHENIKRHIVSSTERDTMLINRTLHNTSRVARNAVSQKVVEIQRNRDLGIDAVRDLVSGARARAEVIAGGNVDGGAWAVGQSQGLIQDIPDCNSLVDTIVSQASKIMTSAADRIIRTAA
- a CDS encoding phosphotransferase family protein, with the protein product MSGNEGTAAVQDIQDLEITRLEAWLADNIPGFVGPLTYTKFAIGQSNPTYRIAARSGCYVLRRKPFGKLLPSAHAIEREYTLLAALHPTGYPVAKPFALCEDESVVGSVFYVMEMVDGATFWDGALPGCDIEQRTAIYFEIVDRLAELHDIDYERSGLAGFGKAGNYLERQVQLWTRQYRLSQTEDLPDVEKLIDWLPRTMPRQQRTTIVHGDYRIDNLMFSHDGRRIEAVLDWELSTIGDPLADLSYFLINWVTPVDGHAGLAGISGPGTGIPTLEQMVARYGQMVGAQRDMADLNWYFAFCRFRQLGITQGIRRRFLDGNASGATADVTGSRVPLIAESAWAFAQKTVVQS
- a CDS encoding NADPH:quinone oxidoreductase family protein, giving the protein MKALLSTATGGPETLTLGELPRPTAGKGQIVIDVKACAVNFPDVLIIEDKYQFRPERPFAPGGEVAGLVAEVGEGVTGFKAGDRVIAGCGNGGMAEAVAVGVHNVYHLPEGHDFAEGASLLMTYGTSIHALVDRGHIAEGDTLLVLGASGGVGIAAVELGKAFGARVVAGVSSEEKAAIAREAGADEVVVYGRQPFDKDQSKALANRFKEAVGPNGANVIYDAVGGDYAEPALRSIAWEGRYLVVGFPAGIPRLPLNLTLLKSCDVAGVFWGAFVMREPERNRANIARLFQLWEQGKIKPRVTGTYALANGGQAIAKLGDRSAVGKLVVTP
- a CDS encoding acyl-CoA dehydrogenase family protein: MTEIELEAELNDLRMSKEAQPLFEAVKRHIAENVDPITEEFFRLGEGRADRWSWAPGQLELLDGAKAKAKAAGLWNFFLPHGDTGTPLSNLDYAYIAAELGKSLLASESLNCSAPDTGNMEVLEMVGTPEQKERWLKPLLNGEIRSAYAMTEPHVASSDAGNIETSAVLDGDDWVINGEKYFISSAGDPRCKLLIVMVRTNPEASGKRRHSQILVPMDTPGVQILGPMHVFGEDHAPFGHMHMRFDNVRVPKDNILLGEGRGMDISQMRLGPGRIHHCMRTIGKAEVALDLMVKRGNSRSAFGHPLSQLGKNLEVIARARCDIEALRLIVLKAAKAMDLLGNREARVWVSMAKAMIPERVCQIIDQAIQIHGATGISQWTPLAGLYTDVRHLRFADGPDEVHYMVIGRAELARHQD
- a CDS encoding acyl-CoA dehydrogenase → MSGFFGFEFSEEQDLLRESLRRFLADACPSSLVRETLEGRQAFGAALWSGLAQMGCIGAAIPEQYGGSGLGPVEICVIAEELGRVLAPIPSLSTIYLFAEIVKAVGNDEQKALLLPDIARGQAIGTLAAIEMDPKGRKVPTASEVRAGKLYGRKHLVPDGMIADHAIVVAREGERDESLFLVDLHQDGVVRRALSTIDPTRGHARIEFDGAATSPIGAAGNGSAIISEAMARAAVFVSFEQIGGGEQALVSACDYARQRFAFGRPIGSFQAVKILLADMHVSLAIARANALRAIWALADMAGEAEWAAARAHLSASAAFGHVAADTIQVHGGTGFMWDSDPHLFYRRAEALGQSLGGARRWERILIEGRRSGAGGSEAVSVNEGNAAESEFRASARAWVAANAPWHLREAIERSPVGALDLGPDALAAQKAWQQRKHDAGWACLGWPTTYGGRGATPMERIIWHQEEGCFARLSNLFHNGQGMCAPTLMDFASDEQKAELLPRISSGQDVWCQLFSEPAAGSDLAGLRTRADRDGDGWMINGQKIWTSGGQYADWGLLIARSDFDVAKHKGLTAFFIDMRAPGVEVRPIRQMNDHSGFAEVFFHDLRIPDTQRLGGIGDGWNVALTTLSHERLAIGLEMPTGFDDLLDYCGALELETGSAVADRHVISRLARFECQAAGLENFMLGSLARFAKGELPGPENSIIKLVAGKMMQDIAGFAIELQGEAGILTGTDECAFGGRFQGMLLRAPATRIEGGSDQILRNILAEHVLGMPPDMRADKNLPFSAIPAQSPSR
- a CDS encoding enoyl-CoA hydratase/isomerase family protein yields the protein MTDQIIRTDAAGCAMLTLNRPEKLNALTVAMFRELRRHIDDIAGDTSIGVVVLRGAGRCFSAGHDLADIEQGEEPPTPNFQSETIERLANLPQPVITAVHGYCYTGGLELALAGDLIVASANARFADTHAKWALTPVWGLTQRLPRRVGLTKAKEMMFTCRTYSGEEAAAIGLANEHVADDCFDDRLGEIVAEILDHSWFSHRANKRLLLETDGLPIGAGIAHESFRTEGGGPDAYERLARFTRRET